A region from the Osmerus eperlanus chromosome 11, fOsmEpe2.1, whole genome shotgun sequence genome encodes:
- the LOC134029626 gene encoding LOW QUALITY PROTEIN: protein yippee-like 2 (The sequence of the model RefSeq protein was modified relative to this genomic sequence to represent the inferred CDS: deleted 2 bases in 2 codons) — MVRMTRSKTFQAYLPSCHRTYSCIHCRAHLANHDELISKSFQGSQGRAYLFNSVVNVGCGPAEERVLLTGLHAVADIYCENCKTTLGWKYEHAFESSQKYKEGKFIIELAHMIKDNGWD, encoded by the exons ATGGTCAGGATGACGCGCTCCAAGACCTTCCAGGCCTACCTGCCCAGCTGCCAC CGCACCTACAGCTGCATCCACTGCAGAGCTCACCTGGCC AACCACGACGAGCTCATCTCCAAG tctttCCAGGGTAGCCAAGGAAGAGCATATCTCTTCAACTCTGT ggtgaACGTGGGCTGTGGACCTGCTGAGGAGAGGGTGCTGCTCACTGGCCTGCACGCTGTGGCAGACATCTACTGTGAGAACTGCAAGACCACGCTGGGGTGGAAATAC GAGCATGCCTTTGAGAGCAGTCAGAAGTATAAGGAGGGCAAGTTCATCATCGAGCTGGCTCACATGATCAAGGACAACGGCTGGGACTGA